A stretch of the Tannerella serpentiformis genome encodes the following:
- the lptB gene encoding LPS export ABC transporter ATP-binding protein — translation MDEPKMILRTEDLVKKYKARTVVNHVSINVQQGEIVGLLGPNGAGKTTTFYMTVGLVTPNQGRIFLDETEITDYPVYKRARLGIGYLAQEASIFRKMTVEDNIRAVLEMTDRPKDYQQAKTESLIEEFGLQKVRKNLGDRLSGGERRRAEIARCLAIDPKFIMLDEPFAGVDPIAVQDIQTIVARLKHKNIGILITDHNVHETLSITDRAYLLFEGKVLFQGTAEELAANEIVREKYLGRDFELRKKNL, via the coding sequence ATGGACGAACCCAAGATGATCCTCCGCACCGAGGATCTGGTGAAGAAATACAAGGCACGCACGGTGGTGAACCACGTCTCCATCAACGTGCAACAAGGCGAGATCGTCGGGCTGCTCGGGCCCAACGGCGCGGGCAAGACAACGACCTTCTACATGACCGTCGGGCTGGTCACCCCCAACCAAGGTCGCATCTTTCTCGACGAGACCGAGATCACCGACTACCCCGTCTACAAACGCGCCCGCCTCGGCATCGGCTACCTGGCGCAGGAGGCCTCCATCTTTCGCAAGATGACCGTCGAGGACAACATCCGCGCTGTGCTCGAGATGACCGACCGCCCCAAGGATTATCAGCAAGCCAAGACCGAAAGCCTTATCGAGGAGTTCGGCCTTCAGAAGGTGCGCAAGAACCTCGGCGACCGACTCTCCGGCGGTGAACGGCGGCGCGCCGAGATCGCCCGCTGTCTGGCCATCGACCCGAAGTTCATCATGCTCGACGAGCCCTTCGCCGGCGTCGACCCCATCGCCGTGCAAGACATTCAGACCATCGTAGCCCGCCTCAAGCATAAGAACATCGGCATCCTCATCACCGATCACAACGTTCACGAGACGCTCAGCATCACCGATCGCGCCTATCTGCTCTTCGAGGGCAAGGTGCTCTTTCAAGGCACCGCCGAGGAGTTGGCCGCCAACGAGATCGTCCGCGAGAAGTACCTCGGCCGCGACTTTGAGCTGCGTAAGAAGAACCTGTAG
- a CDS encoding shikimate kinase, whose translation MQRIFLIGYMGVGKTTLGKALADRTGLSFIDLDLFIEGRYRKTIRQIFEAEGEEAFREIERKALHEVAEFEDIILSTGGGTPCFFDNMTYMNRVGTTVYLKASPEALTERIALGKQSRPTVRHLDDKALHAFVRKALTHRTPYYERAHHAFDVERLVNDNDTDDAAHRLQQLLYGHGERR comes from the coding sequence ATGCAACGCATCTTCCTCATCGGCTACATGGGCGTCGGTAAAACGACCTTGGGCAAAGCCTTGGCCGACCGCACTGGATTATCCTTCATCGACTTGGATCTCTTTATTGAAGGGCGTTATCGCAAGACCATCCGACAGATTTTTGAGGCAGAGGGCGAGGAGGCCTTCCGCGAAATAGAACGTAAGGCGCTCCACGAGGTGGCCGAGTTTGAGGACATCATCCTCTCCACCGGTGGCGGCACGCCCTGCTTCTTCGACAACATGACGTACATGAACCGTGTCGGCACGACGGTCTATCTCAAGGCCTCACCCGAGGCGCTGACCGAACGCATCGCACTCGGCAAACAGAGTCGCCCCACCGTGCGCCACCTCGATGACAAGGCCCTCCACGCCTTCGTCCGCAAGGCCCTCACGCACCGCACCCCCTACTACGAACGCGCCCATCATGCGTTCGATGTGGAGCGACTCGTCAACGACAACGACACCGACGATGCGGCTCATCGACTACAACAACTCCTATACGGCCACGGGGAGCGCCGCTAA
- a CDS encoding 2-oxoacid:acceptor oxidoreductase subunit alpha translates to MTEQTKVTTLDHVVIRFSGDSGDGMQLTGTIFSNLSAVFGNDISTFPDYPAEIRAPQGTLFGVSGFQLHLGTKKVYTPGDKADVLVAMNPAALKVNVKNLRKGSIVIIDTDSFAKRDLEKAEFKTDDPIEELGLTEKVQLVAAPISTMVRDGLAEYGLDNKSAVRCKNMFTLGLVCWLFDRPLDHAMTMLQTKFSKKPDIAKANIKALTDGYNYGHNIHASVSTYRIEGSKKEPGIYKDVSGNNATSYGLIAAAEKSGLQLFLGSYPITPATDILHELSKYKNLGVITVQAEDEIAGICTSIGASFAGCLSATSTSGPGLALKSEAIGLAVIAELPLVIIDVQRGGPSTGMPTKSEQTDLMQALYGRNGESPLVVVAATTPTDCFDMAFWAAKLAVEHMTPVILLTDSFIANGSAAWRIPDYINDFPDIKPNYVSNYHGEAVWKPYRRNKETFVRYWATPGMEGFAHRIGGLEKDYDTSSISTDPKNHQKMVETRQAKIDKIADFIPEVEVKGDKDDADLLIVGWGGTSGHLHEVMDTMRRNGQKVALAHFRFINPLPKNTAEVLKRYPKVVVAEQNKGQFANYLRSKIDDFTPYRFNRVKGQPFIVSRLVEEFTHIIEEKN, encoded by the coding sequence ATGACAGAGCAAACCAAAGTAACGACTCTGGATCACGTCGTGATCCGTTTTTCGGGAGATAGCGGCGACGGTATGCAGCTTACCGGCACCATCTTCTCCAATCTGTCAGCCGTTTTCGGGAACGACATCTCCACCTTTCCCGACTACCCGGCCGAAATTCGCGCGCCGCAAGGAACACTCTTCGGCGTCTCTGGCTTCCAACTCCATTTGGGCACGAAGAAGGTCTATACCCCCGGTGACAAGGCCGATGTGCTCGTGGCCATGAACCCCGCCGCGCTCAAGGTCAACGTCAAGAATCTGCGCAAGGGCTCCATCGTCATCATCGACACGGACTCCTTCGCCAAGCGTGACCTGGAGAAGGCTGAGTTCAAGACCGACGACCCGATCGAGGAGCTTGGCCTCACGGAAAAGGTGCAACTCGTGGCCGCCCCCATCTCTACGATGGTGCGTGACGGACTGGCCGAGTATGGCCTCGACAACAAGTCTGCCGTGCGGTGTAAGAACATGTTCACCCTCGGCCTCGTCTGCTGGCTCTTCGACCGTCCGCTCGACCACGCCATGACGATGCTCCAGACCAAGTTTTCCAAGAAGCCCGACATCGCCAAGGCCAACATTAAAGCCCTGACCGACGGCTACAACTATGGGCACAACATCCACGCCTCCGTCTCCACCTACCGCATCGAAGGCTCGAAGAAGGAACCGGGCATCTACAAGGACGTGAGCGGAAACAACGCCACCTCCTACGGTCTCATCGCCGCCGCCGAGAAGTCTGGCTTGCAACTCTTCCTCGGTAGCTACCCCATCACACCCGCCACCGACATCCTGCACGAGCTCTCGAAGTACAAGAACCTCGGCGTGATCACCGTGCAGGCCGAAGATGAGATCGCCGGTATCTGTACCTCCATCGGTGCCTCTTTCGCCGGTTGCCTGAGTGCCACGTCGACCTCCGGCCCCGGTCTGGCACTGAAGAGTGAAGCCATCGGCTTGGCCGTTATCGCAGAGCTTCCGCTCGTCATCATCGATGTACAGCGCGGCGGTCCCTCGACGGGTATGCCGACAAAGAGCGAGCAGACGGACCTCATGCAGGCCCTCTACGGACGTAACGGCGAGAGCCCGCTCGTGGTCGTAGCCGCCACCACCCCGACGGACTGCTTCGACATGGCTTTCTGGGCGGCTAAGCTGGCCGTGGAGCACATGACGCCCGTCATCCTCCTCACCGACTCCTTCATCGCCAACGGTTCGGCCGCATGGCGCATCCCAGATTACATAAACGACTTCCCCGACATTAAGCCGAACTACGTCTCGAACTATCACGGTGAGGCCGTCTGGAAACCTTATCGCCGGAACAAAGAGACCTTCGTCCGCTACTGGGCTACGCCCGGCATGGAGGGCTTCGCGCACCGCATCGGCGGACTCGAGAAGGACTATGACACCAGCTCCATCTCCACCGACCCGAAGAACCACCAGAAGATGGTGGAGACGCGTCAGGCCAAGATTGACAAGATCGCCGACTTCATCCCTGAGGTGGAAGTGAAGGGCGACAAGGACGACGCCGACCTGCTGATCGTAGGCTGGGGCGGCACCTCCGGCCATCTGCACGAAGTGATGGACACCATGCGCCGCAATGGCCAGAAGGTCGCCTTGGCACACTTCCGCTTCATCAACCCCCTACCCAAGAACACGGCCGAGGTACTGAAGCGTTACCCGAAGGTGGTCGTGGCTGAGCAAAACAAGGGCCAGTTTGCCAACTACCTGCGCAGCAAGATCGACGACTTCACGCCCTATCGCTTCAACCGCGTCAAAGGGCAGCCCTTCATCGTTTCGCGACTCGTCGAAGAATTTACCCACATCATTGAGGAGAAGAACTAA
- a CDS encoding 2-oxoacid:ferredoxin oxidoreductase subunit beta: MNATTDITYSPKDYKSDQYVRWCPGCGDHAVLSCLHKAMAEVGTSPDNMAVISGIGCSSRLPYYMNTYGFHTIHGRGAAIATGVKTARPDISVWLVTGDGDCLAIGGNHFIHAVRRNVDLNVVLMNNKIYGLTKGQYSPTSDRGFVSKSSPYGTVEDPFVPAELTLGARGNFFARGIDTDAANLTAIFAASARHRGAAVTEVLVNCVIFNNGTHTGITDREVRAERSIFLRHGEKMIFGKNRDKGLVLDGLKLKAVTIGEDGYTMDDILVHDAHERDNTLHLMLAMMSGDLPVALGIIRDVDAPTYDESVHQQIAEVKAKKKAHSLRDMLLSGDTWEVK; this comes from the coding sequence ATGAACGCAACAACAGATATAACCTACAGCCCCAAAGACTACAAGAGCGATCAATACGTTCGCTGGTGTCCCGGATGCGGCGACCACGCCGTGCTCAGCTGCCTGCATAAAGCGATGGCCGAAGTCGGCACCTCGCCCGATAATATGGCCGTCATCTCTGGTATCGGCTGCTCCTCGCGTCTGCCGTACTACATGAACACTTACGGCTTCCACACCATTCACGGCCGTGGCGCAGCCATCGCTACCGGCGTCAAGACGGCACGCCCCGACATCAGCGTATGGCTCGTCACCGGCGACGGCGACTGCCTCGCCATCGGTGGTAACCACTTCATCCACGCCGTACGCCGCAACGTAGATCTGAACGTCGTGTTGATGAACAACAAGATCTACGGCCTCACCAAAGGGCAGTACTCCCCGACGTCCGACCGCGGCTTCGTCTCCAAGAGCTCGCCCTACGGCACGGTGGAAGATCCCTTCGTCCCGGCCGAGCTGACCCTCGGCGCACGCGGCAATTTCTTCGCCCGTGGCATCGATACGGACGCAGCCAACTTGACGGCCATCTTCGCTGCATCGGCCCGCCACCGTGGCGCTGCCGTGACGGAGGTGCTCGTGAACTGCGTCATCTTCAACAACGGCACCCACACGGGCATCACGGATCGCGAGGTGCGTGCCGAACGTTCCATCTTCCTCCGCCACGGCGAGAAGATGATCTTCGGTAAGAACCGCGACAAGGGTCTCGTGCTCGACGGACTGAAGCTGAAGGCTGTCACCATCGGCGAAGACGGCTACACGATGGACGACATCTTGGTGCACGACGCCCATGAGCGCGACAACACGCTTCACCTCATGCTGGCCATGATGAGTGGCGACCTGCCCGTGGCCCTCGGTATCATTCGCGACGTCGACGCCCCGACCTACGACGAGTCTGTGCACCAGCAGATCGCCGAAGTGAAGGCGAAGAAGAAAGCCCACTCCCTGCGCGACATGTTGCTCTCTGGCGACACTTGGGAGGTGAAATAA
- a CDS encoding SulP family inorganic anion transporter, whose translation MKEKSKLRPEFRPKLLAALRTYSKERFAGDLMAGIIVGIVALPLAIAFGIASGVSPEKGLITAIIGGFIVSMLGGSSVQIGGPTGAFIVIVYGIIQNFGIEGLTIATLLAGVLLLLMGLMRLGTVIKFIPYPIIVGFTSGIALTIFTTQIKDLLGLTIDHMPGDFLSKWVVYAESITTISWPAVVVGLVSIALIVLTPRVSKRVPGSLAAIVVMTIVAYILREHFGLTGLETIGDRFQINASLPTPTRIAINPETINLLLPSAFTIAMLGAIESLLSATVADGVTGDRHDSNTELMAQGAANIIVPLFGGIPVTGAIARTMTNINNGGRTPVAGLVHAIVLLLILLFLGPLTRHIPMACLAGVLVVVAYNMSEWRTFRSLLKNPRSDVAVLLSTFFLTVIFDLTIAIEIGLLLAMVLFMRRISETTRVSVTTDHIDLSDEGEIHHDDEHLDVPRGVEVYEIDGPFFFGIANKFDECMKQVAGGKPAIRIIRMRKVPFMDSTGLHNLESLCRLSRREGITVVLSGVNDNVRAMLLRSGMDTQLGADNICSNIQEALTRSRTLLEG comes from the coding sequence ATGAAAGAGAAAAGCAAACTCCGGCCGGAGTTCCGGCCCAAACTCCTCGCCGCGCTCCGGACCTACTCGAAGGAGCGCTTCGCCGGCGACCTCATGGCCGGCATCATCGTCGGCATCGTGGCCCTACCGCTGGCCATCGCCTTCGGTATCGCCTCCGGAGTCAGCCCGGAGAAGGGGCTCATCACGGCCATCATCGGCGGCTTCATCGTCTCCATGCTTGGCGGCAGCTCGGTGCAGATCGGCGGGCCCACGGGCGCCTTCATCGTCATCGTCTACGGCATCATCCAAAACTTCGGCATCGAAGGCCTCACCATCGCCACGCTGCTGGCCGGCGTCCTACTGCTGCTCATGGGCCTGATGCGCCTCGGGACGGTCATCAAGTTCATCCCTTACCCCATCATCGTCGGCTTCACAAGCGGCATCGCCCTGACCATTTTCACCACGCAGATCAAGGACCTGCTCGGGCTGACGATCGATCACATGCCGGGCGACTTCCTCTCCAAATGGGTGGTGTACGCCGAAAGCATCACGACCATCTCGTGGCCGGCTGTCGTGGTGGGCCTCGTGAGCATCGCCCTGATCGTGCTTACGCCGCGCGTCTCGAAGCGTGTGCCGGGCTCGCTGGCGGCCATCGTGGTGATGACCATCGTGGCTTACATCCTGCGCGAACACTTCGGCCTGACGGGCCTCGAGACCATCGGCGACCGCTTCCAAATCAACGCCTCCCTACCCACGCCGACGCGCATCGCCATCAATCCGGAGACGATCAATCTGCTCCTGCCCTCGGCCTTCACCATCGCCATGCTCGGCGCCATTGAGTCGCTCCTCTCGGCCACCGTGGCCGACGGTGTGACGGGCGACAGGCACGACTCGAACACGGAGCTGATGGCCCAGGGCGCGGCCAACATCATCGTGCCCCTCTTCGGCGGCATCCCCGTCACCGGCGCCATCGCCCGCACGATGACGAACATCAACAACGGCGGTCGCACGCCTGTGGCCGGGCTCGTCCATGCCATCGTGCTACTGCTCATCCTGCTCTTCCTCGGCCCCCTGACGCGCCACATACCGATGGCCTGCCTGGCCGGTGTGCTCGTCGTCGTGGCCTACAACATGAGCGAGTGGCGCACCTTCCGCTCGTTGTTGAAGAACCCTCGGAGCGACGTTGCCGTGCTGCTCTCCACCTTCTTCCTGACCGTCATTTTCGACCTCACCATCGCCATCGAGATCGGCCTACTGCTGGCCATGGTGCTCTTCATGCGCCGCATCTCCGAGACCACGCGCGTCTCCGTCACCACGGACCACATCGACCTCTCTGACGAGGGCGAGATCCACCACGACGACGAGCACCTCGACGTGCCTCGTGGCGTAGAGGTCTACGAGATCGACGGCCCCTTCTTCTTCGGTATCGCCAACAAGTTCGACGAGTGCATGAAGCAAGTCGCCGGCGGCAAGCCCGCCATTCGCATCATCCGTATGCGTAAGGTGCCCTTCATGGACTCCACCGGCCTGCACAACCTGGAGAGCCTCTGCCGACTCTCCCGCCGCGAAGGCATCACCGTCGTCCTCTCCGGCGTCAACGACAACGTCCGTGCCATGCTCCTCCGCAGCGGCATGGACACCCAGCTCGGAGCCGACAACATCTGCAGCAACATCCAAGAAGCCCTCACCCGATCCAGGACGCTGCTGGAGGGATGA
- a CDS encoding DUF4270 domain-containing protein, with protein MRSNLRILAALLFVGWLSFCPACSDDLTQVGSSTLPDGDRNTVYSDTFQMTAATVRVDSLYLRSSDGMLGNLDDPAFGQIKYDYLCQFYCVQGFRFPHTPHNGRIDSVVLRLRFYNWTGDARVSMRARVYALNRQPVRSPYGRLNPEDYADMQTVLGTRVYRLTDFPSLRNDSTIRDLYNASTRSYQPVSIHGRDLRITLPKSLGQSFYDETVARPASFATQDAFNRFFPGLYITTDYGTGSMIEVGETRLLIYYSRPKSAKNDTLVRDSVTFRFTREVIQYNHIRTSDDNSLLRPSADSFAYVKTPSGICPRIVIPAAEIARKTQGRVLNAASLSLRFMPQDAWNDALVPPPFLLLLPEDSARAFFDNRTIDNGLLYLRSTNESNSPDIGFDAITRNYRFANIAPIIEAHIRRNPGTDLRLLAIPIDRRYSVTTDRNNQPTRHTTAIIPYLYPGGVRLRVDPASMKLVLLSSQHGTGLR; from the coding sequence ATGAGAAGCAACCTCCGGATCTTGGCCGCCCTGCTCTTTGTGGGGTGGCTTTCCTTTTGCCCTGCCTGTAGCGACGACCTGACCCAGGTGGGCTCCTCCACGCTGCCCGACGGCGACCGTAACACGGTCTACAGCGACACCTTCCAAATGACGGCTGCCACCGTCCGCGTCGATTCGCTCTATCTGCGGTCCAGCGACGGCATGCTCGGCAACCTGGACGACCCCGCCTTCGGGCAGATCAAGTACGACTACCTCTGCCAATTCTATTGCGTGCAGGGCTTCCGATTCCCTCACACACCGCACAACGGCCGCATCGACTCCGTCGTCCTCCGCCTCCGCTTCTACAACTGGACGGGCGACGCCCGCGTCTCCATGCGTGCCCGTGTCTATGCCCTCAACCGTCAGCCTGTGCGGTCGCCCTACGGACGCCTCAACCCGGAGGATTACGCCGACATGCAGACCGTCCTCGGTACACGCGTCTATCGCCTCACCGACTTCCCGAGTCTCCGTAACGACTCCACGATCCGCGATCTCTACAACGCCTCTACGCGCAGCTATCAACCGGTCTCAATTCACGGACGCGATCTGCGGATCACCTTGCCTAAGTCGCTCGGGCAGTCCTTCTACGACGAGACCGTGGCCCGGCCCGCCAGCTTCGCCACGCAAGACGCCTTCAACCGTTTCTTCCCCGGTCTTTACATCACCACCGACTATGGTACCGGGTCTATGATCGAGGTGGGAGAAACGCGCTTGCTCATCTATTATAGTCGACCCAAGAGCGCCAAGAATGACACCTTGGTGCGCGACTCCGTCACCTTCCGCTTCACCCGCGAAGTGATCCAGTACAACCATATCCGCACCTCGGACGACAACAGCCTCCTCCGTCCCTCGGCCGATAGCTTTGCCTACGTCAAGACCCCGTCGGGCATCTGTCCGCGCATCGTTATTCCCGCCGCTGAGATCGCACGTAAGACCCAAGGTCGTGTGCTCAACGCCGCCAGCCTCTCGCTGCGCTTCATGCCGCAGGACGCATGGAATGACGCCCTCGTGCCGCCGCCCTTCCTGCTGCTCTTGCCTGAGGATTCGGCACGCGCCTTCTTCGATAACCGTACGATCGACAACGGCCTCCTCTACCTGCGTTCCACCAACGAGAGCAATAGTCCCGACATCGGCTTTGACGCCATCACGCGCAACTATCGATTCGCCAACATCGCCCCGATTATCGAGGCGCACATCCGCCGTAACCCCGGTACGGATCTCCGCCTGCTGGCCATCCCCATCGATCGCCGATACTCCGTGACAACCGACCGCAACAACCAACCGACGCGACACACCACGGCCATCATCCCCTATCTCTACCCCGGTGGCGTCCGCCTGCGTGTCGATCCGGCCAGTATGAAGCTCGTCCTCCTCTCCAGCCAACACGGCACGGGGTTGCGCTGA
- a CDS encoding glycogen/starch synthase: MDAKRILFITQEVTPYIPDTLIGDISRNLPQGVQERGYEIRTFMPKYGCINERRNQLHEVIRLSGMNLIIDDTDHPLIIKVASIQMARMQVYFIDNEDFFHRKATLTDESGNGFPDNDERTIFFVRGVYETVRKLRWMPDIIHCHGWFSALAPLYLKRKYFDDPCFARSKVVYSLYDQSFQPALDSRIARRLKQDGATERDLKLFEDHDYMGLSKLAIKHADGIIQGSPTINGELEEFITQSKKKLLPFQGPEQYIEAYDEFYQTILKKK, from the coding sequence ATGGACGCAAAAAGAATTTTGTTTATCACGCAGGAAGTAACGCCATACATTCCCGACACACTGATCGGCGACATCAGCCGAAACCTACCGCAGGGAGTGCAGGAGCGAGGCTATGAGATCCGAACTTTTATGCCCAAATACGGATGCATCAACGAACGTCGGAACCAGCTCCACGAAGTGATCCGACTCTCGGGCATGAATCTCATCATCGACGACACCGATCACCCACTTATCATCAAAGTAGCCTCCATACAAATGGCCCGTATGCAGGTCTACTTCATAGATAACGAAGACTTCTTCCACCGAAAAGCCACACTCACCGACGAATCGGGCAACGGATTCCCCGACAATGACGAACGCACCATCTTCTTCGTTCGTGGCGTCTATGAAACCGTCCGCAAGCTCCGCTGGATGCCCGACATCATCCACTGCCACGGTTGGTTCTCCGCCCTGGCTCCCCTCTATCTCAAGCGCAAATACTTCGACGACCCCTGTTTCGCACGGTCGAAAGTCGTTTACTCCCTCTACGACCAGTCCTTCCAGCCTGCACTCGACAGCCGCATCGCGCGGAGACTCAAGCAGGACGGCGCCACCGAGCGCGACCTCAAGCTCTTCGAAGACCACGACTATATGGGGCTTTCTAAGCTCGCCATCAAGCATGCCGACGGTATCATCCAAGGTAGCCCCACCATCAACGGTGAACTTGAGGAGTTCATCACCCAGAGCAAAAAGAAACTCCTCCCCTTCCAAGGCCCCGAGCAATACATCGAAGCCTACGACGAGTTTTACCAGACAATCCTGAAAAAGAAATGA
- the panC gene encoding pantoate--beta-alanine ligase, translating to MNTITTVRELRQLLDEERKAGRRIGLVPTMGALHAGHLSLVRRCVSENDVCVASVFVNPTQFNDPHDLETYPRTPERDTAMLAEAGCRYVFMPSVDEMYPETDTRVFNLGTVATVMEGAFRPGHFNGVAQIVSKLFEAVEPDRAYFGEKDFQQIAIIRAMVRELGLRVEIVPCPIVREADGLALSSRNARLTPEGRQVAPAIYRTLTESRALVDTKTPDEVKAWVTERLNAVGGLRVEYYEIVDSTTLQPIHAWADSPEPRGCIAVYCGEVRLIDNISYK from the coding sequence ATGAATACAATAACCACTGTCCGGGAGCTACGCCAACTCTTGGACGAGGAGCGAAAGGCCGGCCGACGCATCGGGCTGGTGCCCACGATGGGCGCACTGCATGCGGGGCATCTGAGCCTTGTCCGTCGCTGTGTGAGCGAGAACGACGTGTGCGTGGCCAGTGTCTTTGTCAACCCGACGCAGTTTAACGATCCGCACGACTTGGAGACTTACCCGCGCACGCCGGAGCGTGACACCGCTATGCTGGCCGAGGCGGGCTGTCGGTATGTCTTCATGCCGTCGGTCGATGAGATGTACCCCGAGACGGATACGCGTGTGTTCAACCTCGGGACCGTGGCCACCGTCATGGAGGGCGCCTTCCGTCCGGGCCACTTCAATGGCGTGGCGCAGATCGTCAGCAAGCTCTTCGAGGCTGTGGAGCCAGACAGGGCGTACTTCGGAGAGAAGGACTTTCAGCAGATTGCCATCATCCGTGCGATGGTGCGCGAGCTGGGGCTACGGGTCGAGATTGTGCCCTGCCCCATCGTGCGCGAGGCCGACGGGCTGGCGCTGAGCAGTCGGAATGCACGCCTTACGCCCGAAGGCCGACAGGTGGCGCCCGCGATCTATCGCACACTCACGGAGAGTCGCGCTCTCGTGGACACCAAGACGCCGGACGAGGTCAAGGCGTGGGTCACGGAGCGACTGAACGCTGTCGGAGGACTCCGCGTGGAGTATTACGAGATCGTCGACAGCACCACCCTACAGCCTATCCACGCTTGGGCCGACTCGCCCGAGCCTCGCGGCTGCATCGCTGTCTACTGCGGCGAGGTGCGACTGATCGACAACATCAGCTACAAGTAA
- the panD gene encoding aspartate 1-decarboxylase, whose translation MFIEVLKSKIHRVTVTDADLNYIGSITIDRTLMEAAGLIEYEKVQILDNNNGERFETYVIAGEANSGTICLNGAAARRVQRGDIILILSYASMDFEEAKRFKPTVIFPDTATNRLVK comes from the coding sequence ATGTTTATTGAAGTATTAAAATCGAAGATTCACCGCGTGACGGTGACGGACGCCGACCTGAATTATATCGGCAGCATTACGATCGACCGCACCCTGATGGAGGCCGCGGGATTGATCGAGTATGAGAAGGTCCAGATCTTGGACAACAACAACGGCGAACGCTTCGAGACGTACGTCATCGCTGGCGAAGCGAACTCGGGCACGATCTGCCTCAACGGCGCGGCGGCCCGACGGGTACAGCGTGGCGACATCATCCTCATCCTCTCTTACGCCTCGATGGACTTTGAAGAGGCGAAGCGATTCAAGCCCACTGTCATCTTCCCCGACACGGCTACCAACCGCCTCGTGAAGTAA
- a CDS encoding MATE family efflux transporter produces the protein MYTNRQIWDISLPIFLSLLAQNVINITDTAFLGRVGEVALGASAMGGLYYICIFTVAFGFSAGSQIIIGRRNGERRYEAVGPVVLQGTLFLLVLAAVCFVASRLWGERMMGVMVSSDELRRATMEYLDWRIYGFFFAFTSVMFRALFVGITRTRVLTLASVVMSVVNVVLDYLLIFGHAGLPRLGIAGAAIASVVAEAASVLFLAVYTRLTVDRRRYGLDRLRRFDFRLIRQVLSISGFTMLQYFISMSTYFIFFLAVERLGQRDLAVANIARSLYIALFIPVSALSTAANTMVSNLLGAGRTQEVIPLIRHLTLISVGITALFAALLVLLPRLFLSVYTNEAELITASIPSVVVIALASLSSAASSIAFSAISGTGNTRHAFLLEMLALAVYTLYIYVAVVRFRLPVHLSFVSDIVYYVAITIGSIVYFRRAAWYQKDV, from the coding sequence ATGTACACCAACCGACAGATCTGGGACATCTCCCTGCCCATCTTCCTCAGCCTTCTGGCGCAAAACGTCATCAACATCACCGACACGGCCTTCCTGGGGCGCGTCGGCGAGGTGGCGCTCGGTGCCTCGGCCATGGGCGGACTGTACTACATCTGCATCTTCACCGTGGCCTTCGGCTTCAGCGCCGGATCGCAGATCATCATCGGCCGACGCAACGGGGAGCGGCGCTACGAGGCCGTCGGGCCCGTCGTCCTTCAGGGCACCCTCTTCCTGCTCGTGCTGGCGGCGGTGTGTTTCGTCGCCTCGAGGCTCTGGGGCGAGCGAATGATGGGCGTCATGGTCTCGTCCGACGAACTGCGCAGGGCCACGATGGAGTATCTCGATTGGCGCATCTACGGCTTCTTCTTCGCCTTTACCAGCGTCATGTTTCGCGCCCTCTTTGTGGGCATCACCCGGACGAGGGTCCTGACGCTGGCCTCGGTCGTCATGTCCGTCGTCAACGTGGTGCTGGACTACCTGCTCATCTTCGGCCATGCCGGCCTGCCCCGACTTGGGATCGCCGGTGCCGCCATCGCCTCCGTGGTGGCCGAAGCCGCCTCGGTGCTCTTCCTGGCGGTCTACACCCGCCTCACGGTCGACCGTCGGCGCTACGGCCTGGACCGCCTCCGACGGTTTGACTTCCGGCTCATCCGCCAGGTGCTCAGCATCTCCGGCTTCACCATGCTGCAATACTTCATCTCGATGAGCACCTACTTCATCTTCTTTCTGGCCGTCGAGCGCCTCGGGCAACGTGATCTGGCCGTGGCCAACATCGCCCGCAGCCTCTACATCGCCCTCTTCATCCCCGTCAGCGCCCTCTCCACGGCCGCCAACACGATGGTCAGCAACCTGCTGGGTGCCGGTCGCACGCAGGAGGTCATCCCCCTCATTCGCCACCTGACGCTCATCTCCGTGGGCATCACGGCCCTCTTTGCCGCCCTGCTTGTGCTCCTGCCTCGCCTCTTTCTATCCGTTTACACGAATGAGGCCGAGCTGATCACCGCCTCCATCCCCTCGGTCGTCGTCATCGCCCTGGCCTCGCTCAGCTCCGCGGCCTCGAGCATCGCCTTCAGCGCCATCTCCGGCACGGGCAACACGCGGCACGCCTTCCTCTTGGAAATGCTTGCCCTGGCGGTCTATACCTTATATATCTACGTCGCCGTCGTCCGCTTCCGCCTGCCGGTACACCTGAGTTTCGTTTCAGACATCGTCTACTACGTCGCCATCACAATCGGCAGCATCGTCTATTTCCGCCGCGCCGCGTGGTACCAGAAGGACGTTTGA